A portion of the Chlamydia caviae GPIC genome contains these proteins:
- the nqrF gene encoding NADH:ubiquinone reductase (Na(+)-transporting) subunit F, with product MTWLSGLYFISIASLVFCVIGLILSGIILISRKFLVKTHACKLKINDDDSLTKTVDSGRTLLSSLLDSGIPIPSPCGGKATCKQCKVKIVKNADQPLETDRATFSKQQLEQGWRLSCQTKVQHDMCLEIEERYLNASSWEGTVVSNDNVATFIKELVVSVSPEHPIPYKPGGYLQIRVPPYKTNTSDWKQTMAPEYYSDWEHFNLFDRTIDNSLLELDSANKAYSLASYPAELPVIKFNIRIATPPFINNAPNPEIPWGICSSYIFSLKPGDKITVSGPYGESFMKENNRPLIFLIGGAGSSFGRSHILDLLLNKHSTRDITLWYGARSLKENIYQEEYEKLEKDFSNFHYHLVLSEPLPEDIDSGWDKNDPEKTNFLFRAFELGQLSKLSNPEDYLYYVCGPPLHNSSILKLLDNYGVERSSIILDDFGS from the coding sequence ATGACTTGGCTTTCAGGCCTATATTTTATCAGCATTGCTAGTTTAGTATTTTGTGTTATAGGTTTGATACTTTCTGGGATCATTCTTATTTCCCGCAAATTTCTAGTTAAAACCCACGCTTGCAAGCTTAAGATTAACGACGACGACTCTCTCACAAAAACAGTGGATAGTGGTCGCACTCTGTTGTCTTCTCTTTTAGATTCGGGGATTCCCATACCTTCTCCGTGTGGAGGTAAGGCTACTTGCAAACAGTGTAAAGTAAAAATTGTAAAAAATGCTGACCAGCCTTTGGAAACAGATCGTGCTACTTTTTCAAAGCAGCAGCTAGAGCAAGGCTGGCGTCTTTCCTGCCAAACGAAAGTGCAACATGACATGTGTTTGGAAATAGAAGAACGTTATTTAAATGCTTCTTCTTGGGAAGGTACAGTGGTTTCTAATGATAACGTCGCTACATTCATAAAAGAGCTTGTTGTATCGGTTAGTCCTGAACATCCTATCCCCTATAAGCCTGGGGGATATTTACAAATCCGCGTTCCTCCATATAAAACGAATACTTCCGATTGGAAGCAAACCATGGCTCCTGAATACTATAGTGATTGGGAACATTTTAATTTATTTGATCGGACTATCGACAATAGCCTCCTAGAGTTGGATTCTGCAAACAAAGCATATTCTCTAGCTTCATACCCAGCAGAACTTCCGGTTATTAAATTTAACATCCGTATTGCAACACCACCTTTTATTAACAACGCTCCCAATCCAGAGATTCCTTGGGGAATATGCTCATCGTATATTTTTTCATTGAAACCTGGAGATAAGATTACTGTCTCTGGTCCTTACGGAGAATCTTTCATGAAGGAAAATAACCGTCCGCTGATTTTTTTAATCGGTGGTGCGGGTTCTTCATTTGGAAGAAGTCATATTTTGGATCTCCTATTAAACAAGCACTCCACAAGAGATATCACCTTATGGTACGGAGCACGTTCTCTAAAAGAGAACATCTACCAAGAAGAGTATGAAAAGTTAGAAAAGGACTTCTCTAATTTCCATTACCATTTAGTATTGTCAGAACCTCTTCCTGAAGATATCGACTCAGGTTGGGATAAGAATGACCCTGAGAAAACGAATTTTCTATTTCGGGCTTTTGAGCTTGGTCAGCTCAGTAAACTAAGCAATCCTGAAGACTATTTATATTATGTATGCGGTCCACCTCTACACAACAGTAGCATCTTAAAATTACTCGACAATTATGGTGTAGAGCGATCTTCTATAATTCTCGATGATTTCGGAAGCTAG
- a CDS encoding putative Ig domain-containing protein translates to MRFLNENRYNFVSRNNVIVFNYTEDAYNILVTPSTISDVEYTSLTVLLKCPDTKTISYFEWESREFTEAGGEISLVTSGKSEAEYKITLPPHKLQLASKQKTTPTNNYVLNIFAVDSTGQRSKTGTLTVTVNQDPQISINWQYLLNGQVVADLANLTPVANDRDAVQIEFTVIGTHGPLIGKEVLVRYAQGSEERYEVLLTDSQGKVLTPPIKTTEASLVEVDVIVNQVVDVIPILFVPDKTTAQVSRAITILQNNQPANGQDKAEVIFRIIDAHNNPIPNFPVTVAASNHATLDASSLTSDSQGQVKVSLTNTYSGETTVSATSNSDSQTARLEFLPVLQVDSPKVVVTAKSYTAGKNPISVTSSFSGTQQWSIQPSLPNQLQLDPRSGKISGTVQSEIGIPETSYTVYVGDSNGTQRASATFSLVVNPPFVVSQKLYRRVLSTDSHVNIHAFEITGGEPPYTVSVSPALPNGLTVDASGVISGRLGTGQIQEQEYVFTVQDQQRESKNISINLSVVTGAKVTIAVPKKMLTKNTSTTQGGTNYTPITASPSAPDGTVSFTNVTPTLPAGINLNSATGEITGTPTEESPLRVYTMTVRDGKSGSDSEADFELGVASSFVAQQSTYQKILGVNTPVSFPICALSGGVTPYSVSVTPTLPNGLQLNTTTGEIFGTATTISNQTQYSVTVTDANHSPRSPMTLMLTVATGPTITEKEKNKVAVIGSYLNYTPLVATSAVSGKAVTFTEVSPALPAGLSWRTNDGSIYGTPQVETSAGQETFTFTIRDGGTGAEVQSSFVLAVVQKLAFSQTTYSKTLPVNVAADLTVLSITHGSGDYELIVPTSLPTGLKMSLDGTGVTQTVKLTGTPTGSQTEASYTFEVKDKRSGLSSGSRTLKLTISGGDTSRNWHAQSVLFNYIQAHQIQKQVYQENVTETVGLGLCANITFNSRYREEKPLLRSRFYQVASDLNNKESFYGAFEKKIHLIKLGSGIIDSVGISWWGRDVLFNTLGQLGQLPLGIYNQG, encoded by the coding sequence ATGCGATTTCTGAATGAAAACCGTTATAATTTTGTTAGCAGAAATAACGTTATTGTCTTTAACTATACTGAAGATGCTTACAATATATTGGTTACTCCCTCAACGATATCGGATGTTGAATATACCTCTTTAACAGTTTTATTAAAGTGTCCTGATACTAAAACTATTTCGTACTTTGAATGGGAATCCAGAGAATTTACCGAGGCTGGAGGAGAGATTTCTTTGGTAACATCTGGGAAATCAGAAGCGGAATATAAGATAACTCTTCCTCCGCATAAGCTTCAGCTAGCTTCAAAACAAAAAACAACTCCTACAAACAACTATGTTCTTAACATATTTGCGGTAGATTCTACTGGACAACGTTCAAAAACTGGGACGCTAACCGTCACAGTTAATCAAGATCCCCAAATTTCTATAAATTGGCAATATTTACTTAACGGGCAAGTTGTTGCAGATCTAGCTAATCTTACTCCGGTCGCTAACGATAGAGATGCTGTACAGATCGAGTTTACGGTGATTGGAACGCATGGTCCTTTGATCGGAAAGGAAGTATTAGTTCGCTATGCTCAAGGGTCAGAAGAAAGATATGAAGTATTATTAACAGATTCTCAAGGGAAAGTCCTCACTCCCCCAATTAAGACAACAGAGGCCTCTCTAGTGGAGGTAGACGTCATAGTTAATCAGGTTGTAGATGTAATACCGATTCTTTTTGTTCCTGATAAGACGACAGCACAAGTTTCGCGAGCCATTACGATTTTACAAAATAATCAGCCGGCAAATGGTCAAGATAAAGCAGAAGTTATATTCAGAATTATTGACGCGCATAATAATCCTATTCCTAATTTTCCTGTTACGGTAGCAGCGTCAAATCACGCTACACTAGATGCCTCATCGTTGACTTCAGATTCTCAAGGGCAAGTTAAAGTCTCTCTAACGAATACCTATTCAGGAGAAACTACAGTGAGTGCGACTTCGAATAGCGATTCACAAACAGCAAGATTAGAGTTTTTACCAGTATTGCAGGTAGATAGTCCCAAGGTTGTAGTGACAGCAAAATCTTATACCGCAGGAAAAAATCCGATATCGGTGACTTCATCCTTTTCAGGGACACAGCAATGGTCGATTCAGCCTTCTTTACCTAATCAGTTACAATTAGATCCTAGATCAGGGAAAATATCCGGGACCGTACAGTCTGAAATTGGGATTCCAGAAACAAGCTACACTGTATATGTCGGAGATAGTAATGGCACGCAGAGAGCCTCAGCAACATTTTCCTTAGTAGTGAATCCTCCTTTTGTAGTTTCTCAGAAATTATACCGTCGTGTTCTATCAACCGATAGCCATGTTAATATTCATGCTTTTGAAATTACAGGAGGAGAGCCTCCTTATACGGTTTCAGTTTCTCCAGCTTTACCTAATGGATTAACCGTGGATGCTTCTGGAGTAATATCAGGTCGATTAGGGACGGGGCAGATTCAAGAGCAGGAATATGTATTTACTGTTCAGGATCAGCAGCGGGAATCTAAAAATATTTCGATTAACTTGTCAGTCGTAACCGGAGCTAAGGTAACGATTGCAGTACCAAAGAAAATGTTAACAAAGAATACTTCAACAACACAGGGAGGTACTAATTATACACCCATAACTGCGTCGCCTTCTGCTCCAGATGGAACGGTGAGTTTTACAAATGTTACCCCGACTCTCCCTGCTGGAATTAACTTAAACTCCGCAACTGGGGAGATTACAGGAACTCCAACAGAAGAGTCTCCTTTACGGGTATATACTATGACTGTTCGGGACGGCAAGTCAGGCTCTGATAGTGAAGCGGATTTTGAATTAGGGGTTGCTTCTAGTTTTGTTGCTCAGCAGAGTACTTATCAGAAGATTTTAGGAGTAAACACTCCAGTATCTTTCCCAATATGTGCTTTATCTGGAGGGGTAACTCCTTATAGTGTTTCGGTTACTCCAACTCTTCCTAACGGATTGCAGTTAAATACTACAACAGGAGAGATCTTTGGAACAGCAACAACAATTAGTAATCAAACGCAATATTCTGTGACGGTTACAGATGCGAATCATTCTCCTCGCTCTCCTATGACGTTAATGTTAACGGTTGCTACTGGTCCTACGATAACTGAGAAAGAGAAAAATAAGGTTGCGGTTATTGGGAGCTACTTGAATTACACTCCGCTAGTAGCCACTTCTGCTGTATCAGGAAAAGCAGTTACTTTCACGGAGGTCTCGCCAGCGCTCCCAGCGGGACTATCTTGGAGAACTAATGATGGTTCCATATATGGAACCCCACAAGTGGAGACCTCAGCAGGACAGGAGACTTTTACCTTTACCATTCGAGATGGAGGAACTGGAGCTGAGGTGCAATCTTCCTTTGTATTGGCGGTTGTTCAAAAATTGGCCTTTTCACAAACAACTTATAGCAAAACGCTTCCTGTGAATGTGGCTGCGGATTTAACAGTTTTATCTATCACTCATGGAAGTGGGGACTATGAATTGATAGTGCCCACAAGTTTGCCGACAGGGCTAAAAATGAGTCTGGATGGCACGGGAGTCACTCAAACAGTCAAACTAACAGGAACGCCAACAGGAAGTCAGACGGAGGCTTCGTATACCTTTGAAGTTAAGGATAAGAGATCAGGGTTATCTTCAGGATCCAGAACATTGAAACTCACCATTAGTGGGGGAGACACTTCTCGTAATTGGCATGCCCAATCCGTCTTATTTAACTACATTCAAGCCCATCAGATCCAGAAGCAAGTTTATCAAGAAAATGTGACTGAGACAGTAGGCTTAGGGCTTTGTGCGAATATTACGTTTAATTCGCGATATCGGGAAGAAAAGCCTTTATTAAGAAGCCGTTTTTATCAAGTTGCAAGCGATCTTAATAATAAGGAAAGTTTTTATGGGGCTTTTGAAAAGAAGATCCATCTAATCAAACTAGGAAGTGGGATTATTGATAGCGTAGGGATTAGCTGGTGGGGAAGAGATGTCTTATTTAATACTTTAGGACAGCTAGGACAGCTCCCTTTGGGGATATATAATCAAGGCTAG
- a CDS encoding inverse autotransporter beta domain-containing protein, with protein MSLAFLSLFGDEQDISTQNSLRKIAHSNEIPYSQDNPLSGLGSLRLDFFPGDREYPFEHTAIDWLFPWYDSLESLIFSQLGFRHNLDHRDTLNLGGGGLEKIGC; from the coding sequence TTGAGTTTAGCTTTTTTATCTTTGTTCGGAGACGAACAGGATATTTCTACTCAAAATTCTCTTCGCAAAATTGCCCATTCAAATGAAATTCCTTATTCCCAAGATAATCCTTTGTCTGGATTAGGGAGTTTACGTTTAGATTTCTTCCCTGGAGATAGAGAATATCCTTTTGAACATACGGCGATCGATTGGCTTTTCCCTTGGTACGACTCTCTGGAATCACTTATATTCTCTCAACTAGGGTTTAGACATAATCTTGATCACAGAGATACCTTAAATCTGGGGGGGGGGGGGTTAGAAAAAATTGGATGTTAG
- the yajC gene encoding preprotein translocase subunit YajC produces the protein MLSRLFMCFLFLLSSSSLLADEEGTQVKSTFAQPAVMLGIAILFFYFILWRPEQKRRKAMEKRKNELAKGDKVTAMGILGTIDEIREHTVILNITSGKIEMLKAAISEILKPDGTKA, from the coding sequence ATGTTATCTCGTTTATTCATGTGTTTTTTATTTCTTTTGAGTTCCTCATCTCTCCTAGCAGATGAAGAAGGCACTCAAGTAAAAAGTACTTTTGCTCAACCCGCTGTCATGCTAGGCATTGCCATTTTGTTCTTTTACTTCATTTTATGGCGTCCTGAACAAAAACGCAGAAAAGCTATGGAAAAACGCAAAAACGAACTTGCGAAGGGCGATAAAGTTACCGCTATGGGGATCTTAGGAACTATTGATGAGATCCGCGAACATACTGTAATTCTTAATATTACCTCTGGGAAAATCGAAATGCTAAAAGCAGCAATTTCTGAAATTTTGAAACCCGACGGAACTAAAGCATAA